One genomic segment of Hevea brasiliensis isolate MT/VB/25A 57/8 chromosome 3, ASM3005281v1, whole genome shotgun sequence includes these proteins:
- the LOC110652922 gene encoding ABC transporter G family member 15 isoform X2, with protein sequence MSFPARTDLCWRLSPNVTMTGNVLLNGKQRSIGCRKISYVTQEDFLLGTLSVRETLTYSAKLRLPTTFTKNEINAVVQNTMMKMGLQDCADKKIGNWHLRGISGGEKRRLSISLEILTQPHVMFLDEPTSGLDSASAFFVIEALRNIALDERIVICSIHQPSSFVFDLFDDLCLLSSGETIYFGEAKAAIKFFSQAGFPCPTRRNPSDHFLRCINSDFDKIAANRLRSQKDFGSPESSNSQINLSTEDIKSVLIQKYMNSAYSLDTRKRIRELTLDHEELVTGPYMNKASSWKQLCILTNRSFINMTRDLAYYWIRILFCVLIALGAGIMFFDIGLSSSAILARVKCYTYFFDFLLCLCVGGLPSLSEEWKVVYYERYNGHYGEGVFVLANFLSSLPFLVIISLSSGIIIYYMVKFHLGFSICCYFCINLFCCVAIMESITMIVALLVPNFLMGIGITAAVIMLLTIAAGLYRQLAYLPKFFWQYPMSYISFTAWAVQGQYKNDVIGLEFEPWVPGQPKLKGERILETDLGVNSNHSKWWDLAALFFIFLCHRVVFFMVLKYKDRAVLLLHRLFAKQSLEPLRKTISDSFRREKYTSSKRHQPLHPLSSQEGLASPLP encoded by the exons ATGAGCTTTCCTGCCAGAACAGACCTCTGTT GGAGGCTTTCACCCAATGTAACAATGACTGGAAATGTTTTGCTGAATGGGAAGCAGAGGAGCATAGGCTGCAGAAAAATT TCTTATGTCACACAAGAGGATTTTCTCTTGGGGACTCTCAGTGTCAGAGAAACCCTCACTTACTCAGCTAAGTTGAGGCTTCCTACAACATTTACAAAAAATGAAATCAACGCAGTAGTACAAAACACAATGATGAAGATGGGATTGCAGGATTGTGCTGACAAAAAGATTGGAAACTGGCATTTGAGAGGAATAAGTGGTGGCGAAAAGAGGCGACTTAGCATTAGTCTGGAGATATTAACACAGCCTCATGTCATGTTTCTTGATGAACCCACTTCCGGGCTCGATAGTGCTTCAGCTTTCTTCGTCATTGAAGCTTTAAGAAATATTGCTCTTGATGAAAGAATAGTGATTTGTTCTATTCACCAGCCAAGTAGTTTTGTCTTTGATTTGTTTGATGACTTATGCCTCCTCTCAAGTGGAGAAACCATCTATTTTGGAGAGGCAAAGGCGGCCATCAAG TTCTTTTCCCAGGCTGGATTTCCTTGTCCAACAAGGAGAAACCCTTCAGATCACTTTCTTAGGTGTATCAATTCAGATTTTGACAAGATAGCTGCGAATCGATTACGATCACAAAAAGATTTT GGATCTCCTGAATCTTCAAATTCTCAAATCAATCTGAGCACAGAAGATATCAAATCGGTGCTTATACAAAAATACATGAATTCTGCATATTCCCTAGACACAAGAAAACGGATTCGAGAACTTACCCTTGATCAT GAAGAGCTTGTGACTGGTCCATATATGAACAAAGCCAGTTCGTGGAAGCAACTCTGCATATTAACTAACCGTTCATTCATAAACATGACAAGGGATCTAGCATATTACTGGATACGGATCCTATTCTGTGTTCTAATCGCACTTGGTGCTGGAATTATGTTCTTTGATATTGGCTTATCAAGCTCAGCAATCTTAGCAAGAGTTAAATGTTACACATATTTTTTCGACTTCTTGCTTTGCTTGTGTGTTGGAGGCTTACCCTCTCTCAGTGAAGAATGGAAG GTAGTGTACTATGAAAGATACAATGGGCACTATGGAGAGGGTGTGTTTGTGCTTGCCAATTTCCTTTCATCGCTCCCTTTCTTGGTGATCATCAGTCTATCCTCTGGAATTATAATCTATTACATGGTGAAATTTCACCTGGGATTCTCCATCTGTTGCTATTTCTGTATCAATCTCTTCTGCTGCGTTGCTATTATGGAGAGTATCACAATGATTGTTGCATTACTTGTACCCAACTTCCTGATGGGAATAGGCATTACAGCTGCTGTGATT ATGCTTTTGACGATTGCAGCTGGACTCTATAGGCAACTGGCTTATCTTCCCAAGTTTTTCTGGCAGTACCCAATGAGCTATATCAGTTTTACGGCCTGGGCTGTACAG GGTCAATACAAAAATGATGTGATTGGTCTCGAGTTCGAACCATGGGTGCCTGGACAGCCAAAGCTTAAGGGCGAGAGGATCCTTGAGACTGACTTAGGAGTCAACTCGAACCACTCCAAGTGGTGGGATTTGGCTGCTCTCTTCTTCATATTTTTGTGTCACAGGGTTGTTTTCTTTATGGTACTAAAATACAAGGACAGAGCAGTATTGCTATTGCACAGGCTCTTTGCCAAACAGAGTTTAGAACCCCTACGCAAAACGATTTCAGATTCTTTTAGAAGGGAAAAATATACCTCCTCTAAGAGACACCAACCCCTccatccattgtcttctcaagaaGGCCTTGCATCACCATTGCCTTAG